From one Amaranthus tricolor cultivar Red isolate AtriRed21 chromosome 17, ASM2621246v1, whole genome shotgun sequence genomic stretch:
- the LOC130804313 gene encoding UDP-glucuronate 4-epimerase 3-like has product MSQLKTINHMVDDIPSTPGKFKPDKSSIYFNKFRWYSSLSKLTLWSFLFLSLLLFLFLASPRLDSSHRHDSTFQTFSKSSATWGGHEWERRVRQSARVKHGEHGITVLVTGAAGFVGTHVSMALRRRGDGVLGLDNFNNYYDPSLKRSRQKLLERSEIFVVEGDINDRGLLTKLFDVVAFTHVIHLAAQAGVRYAMENPKSYVNSNIAGLVNLLEVCKSANPQPAMIWASSSSVYGLNSVVPFSENDRTDQPASLYAATKKAGEEITHTYNHIYGLSITGLRFFTVYGPWGRPDMAYFFFTKDMLKGKQIHVFEGPNHSTVARDFTYIDDIVKGCLGALDTAKKSTGTGGKKKGPAQFRIFNLGNTSPVSVNELVSILEKLLKLKAHKKILPLPRNGDVPFTHANITLAQKELRYKPTTDLQTGLKKFVRWYLSYYTGSKKRSGSGW; this is encoded by the coding sequence ATGTCCCAATTAAAGACAATCAATCACATGGTGGATGATATCCCATCAACCCCAGGAAAATTCAAGCCCGACAAATCATCAATTTACTTCAACAAATTTCGTTGGTACTCTTCTCTCTCTAAACTCACCCTTTGGTCtttcctctttctctctcttcttctcttcctcttcttaGCGTCTCCTCGCCTTGATTCTTCTCATCGCCATGATTCCACCTTCCAAACCTTCTCGAAATCCTCCGCCACGTGGGGTGGTCACGAGTGGGAGCGCCGTGTTCGACAATCCGCACGTGTGAAACACGGGGAACATGGGATCACCGTCCTTGTAACTGGCGCGGCTGGATTTGTTGGTACCCACGTGTCAATGGCTCTACGACGCCGAGGCGACGGCGTTTTGGGTCTTGACAAtttcaataattattatgaCCCATCTCTTAAACGATCTCGCCAGAAGCTTCTAGAACGTTCTGAAATCTTTGTTGTGGAAGGAGATATTAATGATCGAGGTCTTTTAACGAAATTGTTTGATGTTGTGGCTTTTACTCATGTTATACATCTTGCTGCTCAAGCAGGTGTGAGGTATGCAATGGAAAACCCTAAATCTTATGTTAATAGTAATATTGCTGGTCTTGTTAATTTGTTGGAAGTATGTAAATCTGCAAATCCTCAACCTGCTATGATCTGGGCATCTAGTAGTTCTGTTTATGGACTGAATTCTGTTGTACCCTTTTCTGAAAATGATAGAACTGATCAACCTGCTAGTTTATATGCTGCTACTAAGAAAGCTGGGGAAGAGATTACTCATACTTATAATCACATTTACGGTTTATCAATTACCGGTTTGCGATTCTTTACTGTTTATGGACCGTGGGGTAGGCCTGATATGGCGTATTTCTTTTTCACTAAAGATATGTTGAAAGGGAAGCAAATTCATGTGTTTGAGGGTCCTAATCATTCAACTGTTGCTAGGGATTTTACCTACATTGATGATATTGTGAAGGGTTGTTTAGGGGCATTAGATACGGCCAAGAAGAGTACAGGGACAGGCGGAAAGAAAAAGGGGCCGGCACAATTTAGGATCTTTAACTTGGGGAATACTTCGCCCGTTAGTGTTAATGAGTTAGTGAGTATCTTGGAGAAGTTGCTTAAGCTGAAAGCTCATAAGAAGATTTTGCCTCTGCCTAGGAATGGGGATGTTCCGTTTACCCACGCTAATATTACTTTGGCTCAGAAGGAGCTTCGATATAAGCCTACAACTGATTTGCAAACAGGATTGAAGAAGTTTGTAAGGTGGTATTTGAGTTACTACACGGGTTCGAAGAAGAGGAGTGGTTCTGGTTGGTGA
- the LOC130804544 gene encoding uncharacterized protein At1g08160 produces the protein MSNLSEITQSLPLPPQRHPKTQTPPSQFSISKNYSPAHFIRLPRDHTSDHHLLHHPRRTHPLVWCSAIICLVICLLIIVFGITTLIIFLVIKPKYPSFDIPNANLNVIYFDSPDNFNGDFTFVANFTNPNRKIHIKFDFLDVELYFIDRLIAAQALEPFSLKPREARLEMIHFISSLVYLPPNPAIELQRQVQSNRVKYNVRGTFRVRAKVGMAQFSYWLHANCQLEMTSPPTGVLVARNCTTKR, from the coding sequence ATGTCTAATCTCTCTGAAATAACACaatctcttcctcttcctcctcaAAGACATCCCAAAACCCAAACTCCTCCCTCCCAATTCTCAATCTCCAAAAACTACTCCCCAGCACACTTCATCAGACTCCCAAGAGATCATACATCTGATCATCATCTTCTCCACCATCCCCGACGAACTCACCCATTAGTATGGTGTAGTGCAATCATATGTCTCGTAATCTGTCTTCTCATCATCGTATTCGGAATCACAACCCTAATCATTTTCCTCGTAATCAAACCTAAATACCCTTCTTTCGATATCCCAAACGCAAACCTAAACGTAATCTACTTCGATTCCCCGGATAATTTTAATGGCGATTTTACTTTCGTAGCCAATTTTACAAACCCTAATCGAAAAATTCATATTAAATTCGATTTTTTAGATGTAGAACTATATTTCATTGATAGATTGATTGCTGCTCAAGCACTTGAACCGTTTAGTCTGAAACCAAGGGAAGCGAGATTGGAGATGATTCATTTTATATCTAGTTTGGTTTATTTGCCGCCGAATCCGGCTATTGAGCTTCAAAGACAAGTACAGAGTAATCGGGTCAAGTATAATGTTAGGGGGACGTTTCGGGTCAGAGCTAAAGTGGGTATGGCTCAGTTTTCTTACTGGTTGCATGCTAATTGTCAATTGGAGATGACTAGTCCTCCTACTGGTGTTCTTGTAGCTAGGAATTGCACCACTAAAAGATGA
- the LOC130804530 gene encoding uncharacterized protein LOC130804530 — MTSEFSPFDLNSDHTSPYYLHPSDASFILVSAPFSGTNFNDWKRAVVISLSAKNKLAFVDGSISKPEPNSPTIKCWDRVNNTLMTWFMKILDQPIARSVLHFPTAFDIWNNLYERFGQTSGTQIFSIFQQLADTERGSDSISSFYTKLKILWDEQDAIQPLPSCVCNGCTCRITSKLLQIQEEQRLIIFLMKLSSSFTQVRSNLLMQYPLPAISHAYRLLIQEEQHKHYSEFTTETP; from the coding sequence ATGACTTCAGAATTTTCCCCTTTCGATCTCAATTCTGATCATACATCACCATATTATTTACACCCTAGTGATGCTAGTTTCATTCTTGTGTCTGCCCCCTTCTCTGGCACCAATTTTAACGATTGGAAACGTGCTGTTGTCATTTCTCTTTCTGCAAAGAATAAATTAGCCTTTGTTGATGGCTCTATCTCTAAGCCAGAACCCAATTCTCCTACCATCAAATGTTGGGATAGAGTAAATAACACTCTCATGACTTGGTTCATGAAAATCCTTGATCAACCTATTGCAAGAAGTGTTCTACATTTTCCCACTGCTTTTGATATCTGGAACAATCTGTATGAAAGGTTTGGACAAACATCAGGCACACAAATCTTTTCTATCTTTCAACAGTTGGCTGATACTGAGCGAGGTTCTGACTCTATTTCTTCTTTCTATACTAAACTTAAAATCTTATGGGATGAACAAGATGCAATACAACCCTTGCCTTCTTGTGTCTGTAATGGCTGCACTTGCAGAATCACTTCCAAGCTTCTCCAAATACAAGAAGAACAAAGGCTCATCATTTTTCTAATGAAACTCAGCTCCTCTTTTACACAAGTTAGATCTAACTTACTCATGCAATATCCGCTGCCTGCTATAAGCCATGCTTACAGACTCTTAATACAAGAAGAACAGCACAAACACTACTCTGAGTTTACAACTGAAACTCCTTAA
- the LOC130804533 gene encoding uncharacterized protein LOC130804533 codes for MLVRLVVGEDVISIISAYEPQVGLDKEIKRELWDNLGDLDTIPSDKKFFVGGDFNGHIDKEAVNYNSVYSEFGYGVRNESGEILLEFALAKKDEHLISYKKDDPN; via the coding sequence ATGCTAGTTAGGTTAGTAGTGGGAGAAGATGTCATATCGATCATTAGTGCATATGAGCCGCAAGTTGGGCTAGATAAGGAAATCAAACGTGAGTTATGGGATAACCTGGGTGACCTAGATACCATCCCTTCcgataaaaaattttttgtagGTGGAGACTTTAATGGACACATAGATAAGGAGGCAGTTAACTATAACTCAGTTTATAGTGAGTTTGGTTATGGCGTAAGGAACGAGAGTGGTGAGATCTTGCTTGAGTTTGCGTTAGCAAAGAAGGATGAGCACTTGATTTCGTACAAGAAGGATGACCCAAATTGA